CCGAACTTCGTCGCTGAGTACGTGGCGCCGCCGGCGCCCGGGACCCACCCGGCACCCGACGCGACGTTCACGACGTGGCCGTGGCCGCGAGGCTTGAAGCGCCTGAGCGCCTCCTTCGTGCCGTGCAGCACCGCGTGGAGGTTGACGTCGACCTGCTTGGCCGCCGTCGCCTCGGGCTCCTGCTCGAACGGCCCCACGGGCATGATGCCGGCGTTGTTGACCAGGACGTCCAGGGCCCCGAGCTGCTCCTCGGTCCACTCGATGAACGCCGTGTAAGCCGCGCGGTCGGCGAGGTCGAGCGCGCGCCCGATGATGCGGCCGGCTCCGGCGCCCGAGGAGACCTCCTGCACCTTGGCCGCCACGGCGTCGGCGTTGATGTCGCAGATCGAGACGTGGGCGCCCTCCTGGTAGAGCTGGCGCGCCAACGCGCCGCCGACGCCGCCGGCCGCGCCGGTGACGATGACGACCTTGCCGGCGAGCGTGCGAGGGGTCTTGGCCATCTGGTCCTCCTGCTCAGGGGCACGCCAGCGGCGCACCCAGTTAGTGAACGTTTCCTAGCCTAGCGGGCGACCGGCCCTGCGTCACCCACCGAGCAGGCCCACCGCCACCTCGTCGCGCAGCCGCTGGGTGCTGCCGCCGTGCAGGCGCAGGAAGCGGGCGTCGGCGAAGGCGCGGGCGATGGGGTACTCGAGCATGTAGCCGTAGCC
The DNA window shown above is from Conexibacter sp. SYSU D00693 and carries:
- a CDS encoding SDR family NAD(P)-dependent oxidoreductase, translated to MAKTPRTLAGKVVIVTGAAGGVGGALARQLYQEGAHVSICDINADAVAAKVQEVSSGAGAGRIIGRALDLADRAAYTAFIEWTEEQLGALDVLVNNAGIMPVGPFEQEPEATAAKQVDVNLHAVLHGTKEALRRFKPRGHGHVVNVASGAGWVPGAGGATYSATKFGVVGLTEALALELHGSGVDVSVVAPAVIKSQMSTGIGEVKGLKASSPDEVAAAIVEGLKQPRFAIFVPKAMGVMALTYSVLPYRVRGFLARVTGSDKLLLNVDTAARERYEAAVLGGAAQGPAPAAPQGNGKAPKERAAA